The Clostridia bacterium genomic interval GGTGCTAGCTGACACCGAAACGCCGGTTTCCTTATACCTTCGCCTTCGCTCGCCTGAGGTACCCAGTTTTCTCCTCGAGAGCGCCGAGGATAGCCATCACCTGGGTCGCTATTCTATCATGGGGTTTGAACCTTGGCTGGTGTTTACCTCCCGGGGTGCGACAAGTCACCTGTCTATTTTTCCTTCTTCTTCCCTTTCCGATCTGGGCCCAGCGCCGCTGGCCCTAGGCCAGGTGCTGGCTTGGCTGAAGTACCAGCTTCCACGTGAAGCCCAGCCCGAGCCCTTTGCTGGGGGATTGGTGGGGTATATCGGCTACGATGCGGTTCGGCAGCTAGAGCACTTGCCCAATTTGCTCCGGGCTGATCTCGATCTTCCGGAAACCTACCTGGTGCTATCTCGGCTGCTGCTCATTTATGACCATCTGCGGCGCACGGTAACTATTCTTTATTTAGTTCCAGGCTTGCGTGAGCTACCAGATATTGGAATACACGGTAACAGCCTAAATAAGCGCCAACGGCCGTTGTCGCCCGAAGACAACTACCGGCAAGCGGTGGCCAAGTTAGAGGAAGTGGTCAAGAAAATTGATGGCGGTTCGGGAGCTGATTACGGTTTTGCTAGTTTCAGCACCGATGCCGGGGATTCCAGTAGCGTAAGCGGCGGTGACGCCGAGGATAGTTGGAAGTCCAACTTCTCCCGGCTTCAGTTCCTGCAGGCGGTGGAGAGAGCCAAGGACTATATTGCTGCCGGGGAAGCGCTGCAGATCGTTCTCTCCCAACGGCTAGAGCTTCCCTTTCAGGGCGATTCCTTTTCCGTTTACCGGCAGTTACGGCGAATTAATCCTTCCCCGTACATGTTTTACTTAGATGGAGTCCATTTTCAGCTGGCTGGCTCCTCTCCGGAAATGTTGGTTAAAGTCCAAAACAGAGCTATAGAGACTCGGCCCATCGCCGGCACCCGGCCCCGGGGCCGGGTGCCGGAAGAGGATGCCCGGTTAGCCCAGGAATTGTTGGCCGATCCCAAAGAAAGGGCCGAGCACTTGATGCTGGTAGATTTGGGCCGGAACGATTTGGGCCGGGTGGCAGCCCCAGGAAGCGTCCAGGTTCCCGAGTTTATGGTGGTGGAGCATTATTCCCATGTTATGCACCTAGTTTCACGGGTGACCGGATGCCTGGATAGCAATAGGGATCCTTGGCAGGCCTTTTGGGCCTGCTTTCCCGCCGGGACCGTCAGCGGAGCCCCCAAAGTCCGGGCCATGGAGATCATCGAAGAACTGGAACCCAACCGGCGGGGGCCATACGCTGGCGCGGTGGGATACTTGGGGCTCAACGGCAACCTAGACACCTGTATAACCATTCGCACCTTGGTTTTCACAGGTGGCAAGGTTTATGCCCAAGCCGGGGCAGGGATTGTGGCTGATTCCCGGCCGGAGGCCGAATACCAGGAAACTCTTAATAAGGCCCGGGCTCTGCTACAAGCAGTCATGGCAGCCAGCCGTTGCGGGAGGCGGCTAAGTCATACAACCGGACGGGGAAAGACTCAGTAGGGTATGCTGGGGAGAAGGTGAGGGAGCCGGAATGCTAGTGGTGATCGATAATTATGATTCTTTTACTTATAATCTGGCCCAATATCTAGCCGAACTGGGAGCGGAGGTAGAAGTGCGGCGCAACGACCAGATCGCTCTTGGCGATATCGAGGCTTTGCGCCCCACCCACATAGTCATATCGCCGGGTCCGGGAGGTCCAGAGTCGGCAGGTATATCCGTGGAAGTCATCCGCAGCTACGCCGGCCGGCTGCCCATCCTGGGCGTTTGCTTGGGGCATCAGTGCATAGCCCAGGCCTTTGGAGGGCGCATCGGCCGGGCCTCTAGGCTTATGCATGGCAAGACCTCGTCTATCTACCACGACGGCCGCGGGGTTTTTCAGGGATTACCCCGACCCTTTTCGGCAACGCGGTACCACTCCTTAATCGTGGAAGAAAACCAATTGCCGGCGGAACTAGAAGTCACGGCTAGGAGCGAGGAGGGTGAGATCATGGGGCTCAGGCACCGGCGATGGCCGGTGGAGGGAGTGCAATTCCACCCCGAATCTTACGCCACTGAGGGCGGCAAGCAGCTGCTGGCCAACTTTTTGGCGCTAGCTAGCAAGTAGAGAGAAAGCTTTAGGTAGATCTTGACGAGTTACGTTGAGCCCGAGGTTAGTGCTGGGCGGCTGGAAATAAATGTTTTGGTAGGAGGAGAGCTGAGCATGATGAGACAGGCCATCAACCGGCTAGTTGCCGGCGAGAGTTTAGGAGAGATTGAGGCTGAGGCCATTATGGGATTGATCATGTCTGGGGAGGCCACCCCGGCCCAAATCGGAGCTTTGCTAGCCGCTTTAAGGTTAAAAGGCGAGACGGTGGAGGAGATTACCGGATTTGCTCGGGCCATGCGCAGCATGGCCCAGCCCGTGGCGGCTAGCCGCCCAGCTCTGATCGATACCTGCGGAACAGGTGGTGATGGTAGCCATACCTTCAACATTTCCACCATTGCAGCCTTAGTGTTGGCCGGGGCCGGCATTACCGTAGCCAAGCACGGCAACCGTTCGGTCTCTAGCCGGTGCGGCAGCGCCGATGTGCTGGAAGCCTTGGGGGTAAAAGTGGATCTTCCGCCAGTAGCCGCATCACGGTGCCTAGACCAGGTGGGCATTGGCTTTCTCTTTGCCCCGGCGTTTCATCAAGCCATGCGGTACGCGGCCGGACCTCGCAAAGAAATTGGCATCCGTACCGTCTTCAACCTGCTTGGGCCTTTGACCAATCCGGCGGCACCTCCCTACCAAGTGGTGGGAGTCTATGATGCCGACCTTACGGAAATCGTAGCCGCGGTACTAGGAAGGCTGGGTTGCCGGCGCGCCTTTGTGGTCCACGGGGGTGATGGCTTGGATGAGGTCACGACGACAGGGACGAGCAAGATTACCCGCCTGGACCAGGACCGGGTTGAAACCTTCTATCTGGATCCTGAGCAGGTGGGATTACGGCGAGCCCGGCCCGAGGATCTGGCCGGGGGTAATGCTCAGGAGAACGCTGATATAGCCCGACGGGTATTGTCTGGCGAAAAAGGCCCGCGGCGGGACGTGGTGCTTTTGAATGCAGCTTTGGGGTTGGTGGCGGCGGGGGCGGCGGCCGACCTGGCCGCAGGCCTGGCGGCCGCCGCCCAGAGCATCGACTCGGGGGCTGCCATGGAGAAACTAGAGGCCATGATTGAGTTTAGCCAAAGCTGGGCGGCCTGAGCAGGGTGACATTATGTTAACTAACATCTTGGAGCATAAGCAAAAAGAGGTGGAGGAGGCCAAGACCCTAGCCTCACTGGCAGAGCTAAAAAGACGGGCGGCGTCGGCACCCCCGCCTCGGGATTTGGCCGGCGCGCTTCGGCTTGAGAAAGCAGATGGGGGAGTCCACATAATTGCCGAGCTGAAGAAAGCTTCGCCTTCCAAGGGGCTGCTTTGCCCGGACTTTGATGTTGAGGCCTTGGCTTTTGCTTATACCCGAGGCGGAGCCAGCGCCATTTCGGTTTTGACTGACCGCCGCTTTTTCCAGGGAAAGCTAGAAAACCTGGTTTTGGCCAGGCAAACTAGCGAGCTTCCCTTGCTTAGAAAGGACTTCATCATCGATCCTTACCAGCTTTGGGAGGCCCGGGCCTGGGGTGCCGACGGGGTGCTCCTAATCGTAGCGGCGCTGGAAATAGTATGCCAATGGGAGGCTGGGGAGGCGGGGAGCCTGGATCCGCCGGTTTTGGCCGAGAGGGCCCGCCGGAAGTTAATGGAGCTGCTGGCTCTAGCCGGAGAACTCGGCCTGGCTGCCCTGGTGGAGGTGCATGATGGCCGGGAGCTGGAAATAGCCTTGGCCTCGGGAGCAGAGATCATCGGCATCAATAATCGCAACCTCAAGAGCTTTCAAGTGAACCTTCAGACTACCCTGGACCTGCGGCCGCGGATTCCTGCTCGGAAGCTGGTGGTGGCCGAAAGCGGCGTGAGCAGCGGCAAGGATGTAGAGCTCCTGGCTCGAGCAGGGGTAGATGCAGTGTTGGTGGGGGAGGCGCTGGTTCGATCAGCCGACGTAGCCAAAAAGGTTCGGGAGCTAGCCAGTGCTGGGCGGAAGGAGCTGAGCTGCTGCTAATATGGTATGGATCAAGGTGTGTGGGATCAAGGACTATGAGGAGGCTTGTCAGGCCCTTGATGCCGGCGTCGATGCTTTAGGATTCAACTTTGCCGCCGGCCCCAGGCGCATCACGCCGGAGCAGGCTCGCTCCATCATCCAGCGCCTGCCCAACTGCGTAAACAAGGTGGGGGTGTTTCTGGACCAGGAGGTGGAGGAGCTAGTTGCCATAACCGAGTTTTGCCAGCTGGATATGGTTCAGCTCCATGGCCAGGAAAGCCTCGAGTATATAAAGGCGCTCCCGCTACCAGAAACGGTTATGATTATTAAAGTTTTACACATTGATTCCCAGCTGAGGCTCCCGGGTGCTGGTACCTTGCCACCGGGCTCTGCCGAGACCAGCCAGTGCTGGGCCGATTCACTGGTTAGAGCCCGATACCGTACCCAGCTGGAAGAGAAAGCCCGCTTGTACCGGAACTCGAGAAAAGTCTACGCCCTGCTGGTAGATACGCGCGGGCCTGGGCTGGCGGGTGGGACCGGAAAAACCTTTGACTGGGGTTGGGCCCGGGGGCTGGTGCAGCAGGGTCACCGGGTGGTGGTTGCGGGCGGGCTCAATCCCGACAACGTGGCCAGCGCCATTCGGGCGGTTTGCCCTTATGGGGTAGATGTGGCGAGCGGGGTGGAGAACCAGGGTAGAAAAGATGCAAAGAAGCTAAAAGCCTTTGTCCGCGCCGCCCGCAGCGTAACCTTGCCTGGGCAGGTTTAAGGAGGGCCAGGCTTGGGTTGGTTTGCAGGGTAGTCGCATATCGGCTCCTTGATCAGCAAACGCCAGTAGGCAGAATGGCAAAAGCAAACGGTTTACGGATCGCTGGCGAGGCCAGTCTTTCGCCGTCGCCAGCGCCCCGACATGGGAAATGTTTCGGAAGCATCTACGACAGCATGAGGGAGTGGTGATATGGCGGTAGGAGCGAAAGTGGCCCGGGGGCACTTTGGGCCATTTGGTGGACAGTTTGTCCCTGAAACTCTAATGCCCGCCCTGGAAGAGTTGGAGGAGGCCTTCCGGGAAGCCTCGGCCGACCCCGAATTTGAACGCCAACTGGACTATTATTTGCACAATTATGGTGGCCGGCCCACCCCGCTTTATCTGGCCAGCAACCTTACCCGCCACTGGGGCGGCCCTAAGATTTATCTGAAACGGGAGGATTTGAACCATACTGGTTCCCATAAACTCAACAATGCCTTGGGCCAGGGGCTGCTGGCCCGGCGCATGGGAAAAAGGCGCATCATTGCCGAGACGGGGGCCGGACAGCACGGGGTAGCCACGGCTACGGTAGCTGCGTTGTTGAATTTGGAGTGCACTGTCTACATGGGAGCGGAAGACATGCGCCGGCAGGCGCTTAATGTCTTTCGCATGCGGCTTCTGGGAGCCGAGGTGCGGGCGGTGGAGAGCGGTAGCGCCACCTTAAAGGACGCCATCAACGAGGCTTTGCGAGACTGGGTAACCAACGTTCGCCATACTCATTACCTTTTGGGCTCGGTGACCGGCCCTCATCCTTTTCCCACCATGGTAAGAGATTTTCAAGCGGTAATCGGCAGGGAAGTAAAAAGGCAGGTTTTTGAGGCCGAAGGGCGCCTGCCCGACCACTTAGTGGCCTGCGTGGGCGGCGGCAGCAATGCCATGGGGCTATTTTATCCCTTTTTGGAACACGTAAGCCCGGGGAGCCCGGACGGTGCTCCTACTGCTGCCGGTGCTGCCGGCGGCGGTTCCAGCGGCGTCCGGCTCTGGGGTGCGGAAGCGGCGGGCCGGGGGGTAGAAACCGGGTTGCATGCGGCCTCGCTGGTAGCTGGCCGCCCGGGAGTCCTCCATGGCGCTTATAGCTATGTTTTGCAAGATGAGCATGGGCAGATTCTTCCCGCCCACTCGGTATCGGCTGGGCTTGACTATCCCGGGGTGGGCCCGGAGCATAGTTACCTCAAAGAGACCGGTCAAGCAACCTACTATGCCATTACCGACTATGAAGCTCTGGCTGCCTTTGAACTCTTGGCCCGTACCGAAGGAATCATTCCTGCTTTGGAAAGTGCCCACGCCATAGCCCTGGCGGGCCGACTGGCCTCGGCTCTTTCGCCCCAGGAGATAATGGTCATTAACCTATCTGGCCGCGGCGACAAGGATGTGGAACAGGTAGCCGCCCTCATGCAAGGGAAGGGCGGACCCGGAAACTAATGGTTTAAAATGGTCTTTTGGAGGACGGGGTTATGAATACATTGGAAGCATGTTTCGATCAATTGCGGGCTCAAGGCCAGCGAGCCTTAATTGCCTATGTTTGCGCTGGCGATCCCAACTTGGAGGCCACCTTTGACCTGGTAAAAGGGCTGGTTTCCGCCGGGGCTGACATTATCGAATTAGGAGTTCCTTTTTCTGATCCGGTGGCTGATGGGCCGGTAATTCAGGCAGCCGGGCAACGGGCCTTGGCCGCTGGCACCACCTTGAGGCAGGTTTTGGACTTGGCCAGGCGGCTTCGAACTGACGCCCAGGTAGAGGCTCCGCTGGTATTGATGAGTTACTACAATCCTATCCTCGGCTATGGGTTGGAAGCTTTTAGCCGGGACCTGGCTGCGGCAGGAGACGGAGTGATCGTGCCCGACCTACCTGTAGAAGAATCCGAGCCGCTCAGGCAGGCGCTCGAAGCCCAGGCCGAGCAGAGCCAAGGCAACGGCATAGCTTGTGCCTTGATCCCATTGGTAGCACCTACCACTACACCCCAGCGCCTGCGCCGGATTGTGGCCGGCGCTCAAGGGTTTATTTACTGCGTCTCAGTTACGGGGGTCACTGGCAGCCGCCAGTCTCTGCCGCCGGACCTGGATACTTATATAACCAATGTCCGGCGTGCGACCGTGGGCGAGGGGTCGGCTGAGCCATCGCGCCCGTACGGTTTGCCGCGCACCGGGGTGCCCATAGCGGTAGGTTTTGGAGTGGGCACTCCTGAGCAGGCCCGGCAGGTGGCAGGGCTGGCCGGTGGGGCTGTGGATGGGATTATCGTGGGGAGCGCCCTGGTGGAAGCCCATGCCCGAGGCGGGGTGGAGGCGGCCGTATCGCTGACCCGGTCCCTACGCCAGGCCCTTGATGCCAGTGGCGGTGGATCTTGTGCCTGCTGTTAGCGGCACTGCTTAGGGCCTCAGAGAGCACTTATCTCTTTACTTTACTCCTTGTGGTGGTTTTATCTACGCTACCATTTGCGGAACATTTTTTGCCAATCAACAGGAGAATCTCCCACCTGCCACGAATGCTCTACCAAATGGTAGCAGTTGAGGTGATCGGTGAGGCTAGCGACATTTCCTTACCCCCGGCAAGAGATTACCGAAAAGCCCTTGCATTTTCTCATAGGAGAGGATAGGGGCTGTCCTTAATCTGTTGGAAGCCACGAGATGGACACGCTCGCTTCCACCTTTTTGAATTCCGGATCGCCTGTGACTACCGTTGCGCCAACGGTCCTGGCCAGGGCCAGGGCGAAGCAATCGGCAAAGGCGATTGGGTAGCCTGCCTTGAACTCTGCCGCTTGGAGGGCAAGGGTTCTGTCCGCGCTCACGACCTGGATGGGCAGTGCTTCTATGGCTGCAAGAAGCAGGTCGCGCTTTTCGGTTCCTGCCTTGCGCTGGGTGATGTAGGCCATTTCGCCCAGGTTGACCGCTGAGAGAAACAATGCAGTTTCTCCGGATGTAGCCTCAGACAGAAGCTTTTCAACCTCCTCGGCTCCTGGCTCATCCTGGAAATAAGCTAGCACTGCGTAGCTATCGAGCACGTAGTTCCTCACGGGCAATCTCCTCCCGGCGAGTTTCGGTAAGGGCCTCCACCAAAGCGTGGCCCTTGAGGATGCCCCGAAAGGACTTGGTGGGGTCAGCAGGCAGCGGGCGGAGCATAAGGCCATTGTCGGCTTCGGTTATGAGGATTTTATCTCCGGGCGAGATGCCGTACCGGTCACGAAGCTCCTTTGGTACCACGATCCACCCCTTGCGGGATACCTTGGCTATATTGGGCATACCATACCCTCCTTGGTATAACCTCCTGAACATAGTATAACCAGTGCTAGACGGAGGCACAAGAGGGCCCGCAGCCTAGTCCCGCAGGCTGGCTGCAACCTCGAAGACCGGATAAGGGATAAACTCTACTCACGCTAGGGATTAACCGGTTTGGGGCGGATATGTTATCATATGGCCAATGTACTAGCCTAAATTTACGCCCCATGGGGTTGACCCTGGGAAAGAATAGGGAGGTATAGCGATGCCCAGCAAGGTTTTCTTTACTTCTCGCCGCTCTACTTCTCACAAGGAAAGCCTACCGACCAAGCTGGCTCAGCTTTTTGATGCGGCTGGCTTCAACCAGATTATTGCTCCCAAGGACCTGGTGGCTATTAAGATGCACTTTGGGGAAAAAGGCGCTACCGCTTTTATCAGTCCGGTATTTGTCCGCCAGGTAGTAGAGAAGGTCCGCCAGTACCAAGGAAAGCCCTTTTTAACTGACACCAACGCGCTGTATGTAGGTAAGCGCAACAATGCTGCCGAGCATATTGAGACCGCGCTGGCCAACGGTTTTGGCTATGCTACAGTTCAAGCTCCCATAGTCATTGCCGACGGCCTAAAAGGGAGAAGCTACCGGGAGATTCCAGTCAATCTCAAGCATTTTGCCTCGGTCAAGATTGCCAGTGAAGTCCTAGATGCCGATGCTTTTCTGGCCTTATCCCACGTCAAGGG includes:
- the trpE gene encoding anthranilate synthase component I; its protein translation is MSQVEYVHGRGSLERRFLLACYPSLRQFLELAQDNALVPVWTEVLADTETPVSLYLRLRSPEVPSFLLESAEDSHHLGRYSIMGFEPWLVFTSRGATSHLSIFPSSSLSDLGPAPLALGQVLAWLKYQLPREAQPEPFAGGLVGYIGYDAVRQLEHLPNLLRADLDLPETYLVLSRLLLIYDHLRRTVTILYLVPGLRELPDIGIHGNSLNKRQRPLSPEDNYRQAVAKLEEVVKKIDGGSGADYGFASFSTDAGDSSSVSGGDAEDSWKSNFSRLQFLQAVERAKDYIAAGEALQIVLSQRLELPFQGDSFSVYRQLRRINPSPYMFYLDGVHFQLAGSSPEMLVKVQNRAIETRPIAGTRPRGRVPEEDARLAQELLADPKERAEHLMLVDLGRNDLGRVAAPGSVQVPEFMVVEHYSHVMHLVSRVTGCLDSNRDPWQAFWACFPAGTVSGAPKVRAMEIIEELEPNRRGPYAGAVGYLGLNGNLDTCITIRTLVFTGGKVYAQAGAGIVADSRPEAEYQETLNKARALLQAVMAASRCGRRLSHTTGRGKTQ
- a CDS encoding aminodeoxychorismate/anthranilate synthase component II, which codes for MLVVIDNYDSFTYNLAQYLAELGAEVEVRRNDQIALGDIEALRPTHIVISPGPGGPESAGISVEVIRSYAGRLPILGVCLGHQCIAQAFGGRIGRASRLMHGKTSSIYHDGRGVFQGLPRPFSATRYHSLIVEENQLPAELEVTARSEEGEIMGLRHRRWPVEGVQFHPESYATEGGKQLLANFLALASK
- the trpD gene encoding anthranilate phosphoribosyltransferase; the protein is MMRQAINRLVAGESLGEIEAEAIMGLIMSGEATPAQIGALLAALRLKGETVEEITGFARAMRSMAQPVAASRPALIDTCGTGGDGSHTFNISTIAALVLAGAGITVAKHGNRSVSSRCGSADVLEALGVKVDLPPVAASRCLDQVGIGFLFAPAFHQAMRYAAGPRKEIGIRTVFNLLGPLTNPAAPPYQVVGVYDADLTEIVAAVLGRLGCRRAFVVHGGDGLDEVTTTGTSKITRLDQDRVETFYLDPEQVGLRRARPEDLAGGNAQENADIARRVLSGEKGPRRDVVLLNAALGLVAAGAAADLAAGLAAAAQSIDSGAAMEKLEAMIEFSQSWAA
- a CDS encoding indole-3-glycerol-phosphate synthase; its protein translation is MLTNILEHKQKEVEEAKTLASLAELKRRAASAPPPRDLAGALRLEKADGGVHIIAELKKASPSKGLLCPDFDVEALAFAYTRGGASAISVLTDRRFFQGKLENLVLARQTSELPLLRKDFIIDPYQLWEARAWGADGVLLIVAALEIVCQWEAGEAGSLDPPVLAERARRKLMELLALAGELGLAALVEVHDGRELEIALASGAEIIGINNRNLKSFQVNLQTTLDLRPRIPARKLVVAESGVSSGKDVELLARAGVDAVLVGEALVRSADVAKKVRELASAGRKELSCC
- a CDS encoding phosphoribosylanthranilate isomerase, encoding MVWIKVCGIKDYEEACQALDAGVDALGFNFAAGPRRITPEQARSIIQRLPNCVNKVGVFLDQEVEELVAITEFCQLDMVQLHGQESLEYIKALPLPETVMIIKVLHIDSQLRLPGAGTLPPGSAETSQCWADSLVRARYRTQLEEKARLYRNSRKVYALLVDTRGPGLAGGTGKTFDWGWARGLVQQGHRVVVAGGLNPDNVASAIRAVCPYGVDVASGVENQGRKDAKKLKAFVRAARSVTLPGQV
- the trpB gene encoding tryptophan synthase subunit beta, whose protein sequence is MAVGAKVARGHFGPFGGQFVPETLMPALEELEEAFREASADPEFERQLDYYLHNYGGRPTPLYLASNLTRHWGGPKIYLKREDLNHTGSHKLNNALGQGLLARRMGKRRIIAETGAGQHGVATATVAALLNLECTVYMGAEDMRRQALNVFRMRLLGAEVRAVESGSATLKDAINEALRDWVTNVRHTHYLLGSVTGPHPFPTMVRDFQAVIGREVKRQVFEAEGRLPDHLVACVGGGSNAMGLFYPFLEHVSPGSPDGAPTAAGAAGGGSSGVRLWGAEAAGRGVETGLHAASLVAGRPGVLHGAYSYVLQDEHGQILPAHSVSAGLDYPGVGPEHSYLKETGQATYYAITDYEALAAFELLARTEGIIPALESAHAIALAGRLASALSPQEIMVINLSGRGDKDVEQVAALMQGKGGPGN
- a CDS encoding tryptophan synthase subunit alpha; amino-acid sequence: MNTLEACFDQLRAQGQRALIAYVCAGDPNLEATFDLVKGLVSAGADIIELGVPFSDPVADGPVIQAAGQRALAAGTTLRQVLDLARRLRTDAQVEAPLVLMSYYNPILGYGLEAFSRDLAAAGDGVIVPDLPVEESEPLRQALEAQAEQSQGNGIACALIPLVAPTTTPQRLRRIVAGAQGFIYCVSVTGVTGSRQSLPPDLDTYITNVRRATVGEGSAEPSRPYGLPRTGVPIAVGFGVGTPEQARQVAGLAGGAVDGIIVGSALVEAHARGGVEAAVSLTRSLRQALDASGGGSCACC
- a CDS encoding type II toxin-antitoxin system VapC family toxin, producing MRNYVLDSYAVLAYFQDEPGAEEVEKLLSEATSGETALFLSAVNLGEMAYITQRKAGTEKRDLLLAAIEALPIQVVSADRTLALQAAEFKAGYPIAFADCFALALARTVGATVVTGDPEFKKVEASVSISWLPTD
- a CDS encoding AbrB/MazE/SpoVT family DNA-binding domain-containing protein; the encoded protein is MPNIAKVSRKGWIVVPKELRDRYGISPGDKILITEADNGLMLRPLPADPTKSFRGILKGHALVEALTETRREEIAREELRAR